A DNA window from Naumovozyma dairenensis CBS 421 chromosome 10, complete genome contains the following coding sequences:
- the IPA1 gene encoding putative polyadenylation protein (similar to Saccharomyces cerevisiae YJR141W; ancestral locus Anc_4.376), with protein MKYLVEYLPRIGSVNIIIENVEDLIVRISSETEVGISYRENDMPSSSIVKLPCEVSIDQPVNLVKRTGNEAAFTLRLKASSSRISEANVYSDFQGKWSKNQLLQSSKFKLKCFNCNSDIIDEQNYRKLNDMPSEYWAELMDYWHCHKPDIHNGSTQVYNTGNAYASLKPLDGEILIGGSYFMMTEKTLKERICIDDNEDNSSLYCGQCSCKLGERSTNNLLKIYKWQLTLETLDGLSHFAPKDDIIISLLELANAHSERRILLKCGSKVVLVWLFTVGLGITLSAGTSYNNAIKVFYDENPTIEKDKTPEELTALQKPFDQFMDHLATQYEIIPTSARSIGPLKVGYFDLDSIF; from the coding sequence ATGAAATATCTGGTAGAATATTTGCCTCGGATCGGTAGtgtcaatatcattattgaaaatgttgaaGACCTCATCGTGAGAATATCTTCTGAAACAGAAGTGGGCATTAGTTATAGGGAAAATGATATGCCATCATCCAGTATAGTGAAATTACCTTGCGAAGTTTCTATAGATCAACCGGTTAATCTGGTGAAAAGAACCGGGAATGAAGCAGCATTTACATTAAGGTTGAAAGCATCATCTTCAAGAATCTCTGAAGCCAATGTATATTCTGATTTCCAAGGGAAATGGTCTAAGAATCAGTTACTACAGAGCTCGAAATTTAAGCTCAAATGTTTCAATTGTAACTCAGACATTATTGATGAACAGAATTAtagaaaattaaatgatatgCCATCAGAATACTGGGCAGAATTGATGGACTACTGGCATTGTCATAAACCAGACATTCATAATGGATCTACACAAGTATATAATACTGGTAACGCATATGCTTCTTTGAAGCCATTGGATGGTGAAATACTTATTGGAGGTTCTTACTTCATGATGACTGAAAAGACTcttaaagaaagaatatgcattgatgataatgaagataattcTAGTCTATACTGTGGCCAATGTTCCTGCAAATTAGGGGAGAGAAGCACCAATAATCTTCTTAAGATCTATAAATGGCAACTTACACTAGAGACCTTGGATGGATTGTCACATTTTGCGCCAaaagatgatattattatatctcTCCTGGAATTGGCTAATGCTCATTCAGAAAGACGTATCCTTCTTAAGTGTGGCTCCAAAGTTGTATTAGTATGGCTATTCACAGTTGGTTTGGGCATTACACTATCAGCTGGAACGAGTTATAATAATGCCATTAAAGTATTTTATGATGAGAATCCTACTATCgaaaaagataaaactCCAGAAGAATTGACTGCGTTACAAAAACCGTTTGATCAGTTCATGGATCATTTAGCTACACAATATGAAATTATCCCAACCTCTGCAAGGTCGATTGGTCCCCTGAAAGTCGGATATTTTGATCTGGATTCTATATtttga